A single genomic interval of Penicillium psychrofluorescens genome assembly, chromosome: 2 harbors:
- a CDS encoding uncharacterized protein (ID:PFLUO_003440-T1.cds;~source:funannotate), translating into MSSRKKPIAARKKEGIHFVNARPSSEIEKLNAQRLVRAHVGRWISDQTKDRSSALESSTAAAVAAGKQPIRDFSHALVAPRASSFSSGSGSGHSAELPRECQGSPFALSQSSESSDSSDDSSLTMVSGDKMSAPWGEIMSVEPLISGVFDPFGTYPSNFAPEMVHMCETYCMSILWPGLAPSRPLNTQAVARSVPETWFPLSMTDPALFTAFMFAALCHQRVQWLNRTIPGATFGPRQQQLLELCEMESIKLINQAVRDPTRAASDAVILSVICMAHHRSDEEHSGNDRRTPFNPPLLRLQWIDVYGRLPPNMIHIQGLIQLIKLRGGLDSITLKGLAPTISFSDIFTCSCLCIAPGFEFRPLEDNRRGKSAQEILGYGPADIENGFGQLLGIGITAQMAEAFQAIYTYINIVKAHENNPRAFDLSLLADQRNIAQHTHLSLPPANQIMPYFSHSSHASTYEASRLAAMIFGVGVVFPIPAKNTPLLNLALQMQSVLRQPDAAAFWSSPATRIVLVWVLTLGAIAAVDSPARTWYVSMLGDTARRSGLSSWTELKNLLEMMLWYDAACDVAGETLWFEIEHTPVPQ; encoded by the exons ATGTCGTCTCGCAAAAAACCCATCGCTGCGCGCAAAAAGGAGGGTATCCATTTCGTCAACGCCAGACCCTCCtccgagatcgagaagctcaaTGCCCAACGTCTGGTACGCGCGCACGTCGGCCGTTGGATCTCCGACCAGACCAAAGATCGCTCCTCCGCCCTCGAAtcctccacagcagcagcagtcgccGCGGGCAAACAGCCCATCCGAGATTTCTCCCATGCCCTTGTCGCACCGCGTGCCTCTTCGTTTTCCTCTGGCTCCGGATCCGGTCACTCCGCTGAGCTGCCGCGTGAATGCCAGGGGTCGCCCTTTGCGCTCTCGCAGTCCAGCGAGAGTAGCGATAGCAGTGATGATAGCTCGTTGACCATGGTGTCGGGGGATAAGATGTCTGCCCCTTGGGGTGAAATCATGTCCGTGGAGCCGCTGATTTCGGGGGTTTTCGATCCGTTCGGCACATATCCTTCAAATTTCGCACCGGAGATGGTCCATATGTGCGAGACATACT GCATGTCCATTCTCTGGCCCGGTCTGGCACCCTCTCGGCCTCTCAATACCCAAGCAGTTGCGCGCTCCGTCCCCGAAACCTGGTTTCCCTTATCGATGACCGACCCCGCGCTCTTCACGGCATTCATGTTCGCTGCGCTCTGCCATCAGCGCGTGCAGTGGCTCAATCGCACGATTCCTGGGGCCACGTTCGGCcctcgacaacaacaatTACTGGAATTGTGCGAGATGGAGTCGATCAAGTTGATCAATCAGGCTGTCCGGGATCCGACCCGCGCAGCGAGCGATGCAGTCATTCTGAGTGTCATCTGCATGGCACATCATAGGTCGGATGAGGAGCACAGTGGAAATGATCGGCGAACTCCGTTCAATCCGCCTCTGCTGCGCCTACAGTGGATCGATGTCTACGGTCGACTACCCCCGAATATGATTCATATTCAGGGATTGATACAGCTGATCAAGCTACGGGGTGGGTTGGACTCTATCACGTTGAAGGGGTTGGCCCCGACAATCAGCTT CTCCGATATCTTCACTTGCAGTTGTTTGTGCATCGCCCCGGGGTTCGAATTCCGACCTCTGGAAGATAACAGGCGCGGCAAATCAGCACAAGAAATCCTCGGATACGGTCCAGCAGACATCGAGAACGGGTTTGGACAACTGCTTGGTATCGGCATCACCGCGCAAATGGCCGAGGCTTTCCAGGCAATATACACCTACATCAACATCGTGAAAGCACATGAGAATAACCCCCGCGCATTCGACCTGTCCCTTCTCGCCGACCAGCGCAACATCGCCCAACACACCCACCTCTCCTTACCGCCCGCCAACCAAATCATGCCCTATTTCTCACATTCAAGCCATGCATCCACCTACGAGGCCTCTCGCCTAGCAGCCATGATCTTCGGAGTCGGCGTGGTCTTCCCCATTCCAGCGAAGAATACCCCGCTGTTAAACCTTGCCCTGCAAATGCAGTCTGTTCTCCGCCAACCTGATGCAGCGGCTTTCTGGTCCTCGCCTGCTACCCGCATTGTCTTGGTGTGGGTTTTGACCCTGGGCGCTATCGCTGCGGTGGATTCACCAGCGCGCACATGGTATGTGTCCATGTTGGGTGATACGGCCCGGCGCAGTGGATTGTCATCATGGACGGAGCTCAAGAATCTCCTGGAGATGATGCTCTGGTACGACGCTGCGTGCGACGTGGCGGGTGAGACGCTCTGGTTTGAAATCGAGCACACCCCTGTACCGCAATAG
- a CDS encoding uncharacterized protein (ID:PFLUO_003441-T1.cds;~source:funannotate), with protein MLPPFDYFTYRQIRAQKQQQRRDRFANLPAPYHLHITKSDKANILDKPIEELVQDIHNSAVEPIDVLRAYGKVAKRAQERTNCITELLIPEAETWLQSEINLKGPLAGIPISLKDSLHVKGFDTTLGYSTKANQPISEDGPMVKLLKDAGAVPYAKTALPITLLSFESANGLWGHCLNPHSPGYSPGGSTGGEAALLAQGGRIGIGSDVAGSVRVPAAWSGIYSLRCSTGRWPKVGVSTSMAGQEGIPSVFSPMARTLNDLTYFTRTIVGMEPWKYDYTVHPISWREDLAANAQGRPLRVGLMTSDAQGVVPPTPAIERAVSTTVAALTAAGHTIKEIAPPKGADPFTGLNLASQLLNADGCHHFNAPLRSFEPSDPGAIQLSRVAHLPRPVRYLYYLYVRYIRRDKVLATLLRDFGPKSAAELWPLTAQRETFRATWHQWWDAQEQQFDFILCPVNATPALPHKAMHDAVSSCGYTFLWNLLDYSAGVLPVSHVDPIRDALVGPYKKTLRNLGCDNAIARGAWKHYDSRQMAGLPTAVQVVGRRWQEEQVLGYMAVVEKALEAYQDPTTGVSSRYSLLEID; from the exons ATGTTGCCCCCGTTTGATTATTTCACTTACCGGCAAATCCG GGCCCAAAAACAACAGCAACGAAGGGACCGATTCGCCAATCTCCCCGCCCCATACCACCTCCACATCACAAAGTCCGACAAGGCAAACATCCTCGACAAACCCATCGAGGAGCTCGTCCAGGACATCCACAACTCCGCCGTCGAGCCCATCGATGTCCTCCGCGCCTACGGCAAGGTCGCCAAGCGCGCACAGGAGCGCACCAACTGCATCACAGAGCTATTGATCCCCGAGGCGGAGACCTGGCTGCAGTCCGAGATTAACCTCAAGGGCCCGTTGGCTGGTATCCCCATCTCGCTGAAGGATTCGCTGCATGTCAAGGGGTTTGACACCACTCTCGGTTACTCGACCAAGGCCAATCAGCCGATCTCGGAAGATGGACCTATGGTCAAGCTCCTGAAGGATGCAG GTGCCGTGCCATACGCTAAGACGGCTCTCCCAATCACCCTCTTGTCGTTCGAGTCGGCCAACGGCCTCTGGGGCCACTGTCTCAACCCGCATTCCCCTGGATACTCGCCCGGTGGCTCGACGGGTGGGGAGGCCGCACTCCTGGCGCAGGGTGGTCGCATCGGCATTGGCTCTGATGTCGCGGGATCGGTGCGCGTGCCCGCTGCTTGGAGCGGTATCTATTCCCTCCGCTGCAGCACCGGTCGCTGGCCCAAGGTCGGCGTGAGCACCAGCATGGCCGGGCAAGAGGGCATCCCCAGTGTGTTCAGTCCGATGGCTCGCACTCTGAACGACCTGACCTACTTCACCCGCACCATTGTAGGAATGGAACCGTGGAAGTACGACTACACGGTTCACCCCATCTCCTGGCGGGAGGATCTGGCGGCCAACGCGCAAGGCCGGCCGCTTCGCGTGGGTTTGATGACCAGCGACG CACAAGGCGTCGTGCCTCCCACTCCGGCAATTGAGCGGGCCGTCTCCACCACCGTGGCTGCCCTCACTGCCGCGGGACATACCATCAAGGAGATTGCACCTCCCAAGGGAGCGGACCCCTTCACAGGCCTGAATCTGGCCTCGCAGCTGCTCAACGCAGACGGTTGCCATCATTTCAATGCCCCCCTGCGCAGCTTCGAGCCGTCGGATCCGGGCGCCATCCAGCTTAGCCGTGTCGCCCACCTCCCGCGACCCGTGCGTTACCTGTACTACCTGTATGTGCGGTACATCCGGCGGGACAAGGTGCTGGCGACATTGCTCCGCGACTTCGGGCCCAAGTCTGCCGCCGAGCTGTGGCCGCTGACGGCTCAGCGTGAGACCTTCCGCGCCACCTGGCACCAGTGGTGGGATGCCCAGGAGCAGCAGTTCGACTTTATCCTCTGTCCCGTCAACGCGACTCCCGCGCTGCCGCACAAGGCGATGCATGACGCGGTCTCGTCGTGTGGCTACACTTTCCTCTGGAATCTGCTGGATTACTCGGCTGGTGTCTTGCCGGTCAGTCATGTCGATCCTATCCGCGACGCCCTGGTTGGTCCGTACAAGAAGACGCTCCGGAATCTGGGCTGCGACAATGCCATTGCGCGTGGAGCGTGGAAGCACTATGACTCGCGACAGATGGCGGGTCTGCCGACCGCAGTGCAGGTGGTTGGGCGGCGCTGGCAAGAGGAACAGGTGCTGGGGTACATGGCTGTTGTGGAAAAGGCATTGGAGGCGTACCAGGACCCGACGACGGGGGTGAGCAGTCGATATTCTCTGCTGGAGATTGACTAG
- a CDS encoding uncharacterized protein (ID:PFLUO_003442-T1.cds;~source:funannotate) has translation MALVRDPYFWKRFSAAVHKQEVADAEANPETKPEAQAQPETTEPEKIIDQKELKKMEKERKEKQKAKEKQKKKEEEYEPIHPPFTVIQPKTLLTKTHQRIVALARTQEAQTQSPRRLHDLHAHIVPCGRWRGGLVAQ, from the coding sequence ATGGCCCTCGTCCGCGACCCCTACTTCTGGAAGCGTTTCTCCGCAGCCGTGCACAAGCAAGAAGTAGCAGATGCGGAAGCCAACCCCGAAACCAAACCCGAAGCACAAGCACAACCCGAAACAACCGAACCAGAGAAGATAATAGACCAaaaggagctgaagaagatggaaaaGGAGCGGAAGGAGAAACAAAAGGCGAaagagaagcaaaagaagaaggaagaagagtaCGAACCTATCCACCCGCCCTTTACTGTCATCCAACCCAAAACCCTACTAACTAAGACCCATCAGAGAATCGTGGCTCTCGCGCGAACACAAGAAGCGCAGACGCagtctcctcgtcggcttCATGATCTGCATGCTCATATTGTGCCTTGTGGCCGGTGGCGTGGTGGTCTGGTGGCTCAGTGA